The following coding sequences are from one Schizosaccharomyces osmophilus chromosome 1, complete sequence window:
- the rix7 gene encoding ribosome assembly ATPase Rix7: MGRSGGTLSRDLERKIYDRLCSLRDTNRHTEIEEWPVSTRRAVQFVQDRDLTLRRLKRPILEKTVEKVLDIMKAEDDESSAADQDAVLVESDPEDLNSSRLMEVKDTNVVNKSITSLWNTTNPTTEEEKRPSSQENTKRKDRRSKTSTSAKRLKSTEASREPPTGISLKDVGGLDECITELLETVAMPIKHPEVYQHTGIQPPRGVLLHGPPGCGKTMLANALAAELGVPFLSISAPSIVSGMSGESEKKVRDVFEEAKSLAPCLMFIDEIDAVTPKRESAQREMERRIVAQFLTCMDELSFENTEGKPVLVIGATNRPDSLDSALRRAGRFDREICLTVPNEESRERILRTMAKGLRLSGNFDFRQLAKQTPGYVGADLKALTSSAGVSAIKRIFNELTVSRKDSEDPNAMLTDQEEITVDMDTVDDDNEDMHMSVIQRYLNTHPDPLTPEELKPLAIGPQDFVEALTKVQPSSKREGFATVPDITWSEVGALKSIRVELQMAIVQPIKRPELYKSVGITAPCGVLLWGPPGCGKTLLAKAVANESKANFISIRGPELLNKYVGESERAVRQVFARARASSPCVIFFDELDAMVPKRDDSLSEASSRVVNTLLTELDGLNDRSSVYVIAATNRPDIIDAAMLRPGRLDKTLLVDLPDAHERVEILKTISKSTPLDTEINLELIGRDERCSNFSGADLAALVREAAVTALRSAVFQDIASNEPEVTQHSANAPIRVTMADFDLAFKNIRPSVSDRDRQKYQRLAKRWSSASQDVE; encoded by the exons atgGGGAGATCCGGCGGTACCCTTAGTCGGGATTTAGAACGCAAAATATACGATCGTTTGTGTTCTCTTCGTGACACAAATCGCCATACAGAAATTGAGGAATGGCCCGTATCGACAAGGCGTGCAGTACAATTCGTTCAAGATAGAGACCTAACTTTAAGAAGGTTAAAACGTCCTATCTTGGAAAAAACTGTTGAGAAAGTTTTGGACATAATGAAGGCAGAAGACGACGAATCCTCTGCAGCGGATCAAGACGCTGTTCTAGTGGAGAGTGATCCTGAAGATTTAAATTCATCAAGGTTGATGGAAGTAAAG GATACGAACGTTGTGAACAAGAGCATCACCAGTCTTTGGAATACAACAAACCCTACtacagaagaagagaaaagacCAAGTAGTCAGGAAAatacaaagagaaaagatcGCCGGTCGAAGACTTCAACTAGTGCTAAACGACTTAAAA GTACCGAAGCCTCAAGGGAACCACCCACTggtatttctttaaaagacGTCGGTGGCCTTGATGAATGTATAACCGAGCTACTTGAAACGGTAGCAATGCCAATTAAACACCCGGAAGTTTACCAGCACACTGGTATTCAACCCCCAAG AGGTGTTTTATTACATGGTCCACCTGGTTGTGGTAAAACCATGCTCGCCAACGCTCTTGCTGCT GAACTTGGAGTTCCCTTTCTTTCGATTTCTGCTCCATCCATTGTTTCTGGAATGTCTGGTGAATCCGAGAAAAAGGTTAGAGATGTATTCGAAGAAGCGAAATCTTTGGCTCCTTGTTTAATGTTtattgatgaaattgatgCCGTTACTCCAAAGAGAGAAAGTGCGCAACGAGAAATGGAGCGAAGAATTGTTGCTCAATTCTTAACTTGTATGGATG AGCtgtcttttgaaaatacaGAAGGAAAACCTGTATTGGTAATAGGTGCTACTAATCGTCCTGACTCTCTTGATAGTGCATTAAGACGGGCTGGTCGATTTGACAGAGAGATTTGCTTAACTGTTCCAAATGAGGAGTCAAGAGAGAG AATTTTGCGTACGATGGCAAAGGGCCTACGTTTAAGTGGAAACTTTGACTTTCGCCAGTTGGCTAAACAGACTCCTGGATACGTGGGTGCCGACCTTAAAGCATTAACGTCTTCAGCTGGTGTTTCTGCaataaaacgaattttCAATGAACTGACtgtttcaagaaaagactCTGAAGACCCCAATGCTATGCTTACGGATCAAGAGGAAATAACAGTAGACATGGACACTGTTGATGATGATAATGAAGATATGCACATGTCTGTGATTCAAAGGTACTTAAATACCCATCCTGATCCTTTGACCCCAGAAGAATTGAAACCATTGGCCATAGGACCCCAAGATTTTGTAGAGGCTCTTACGAAGGTACAACCATCATCAAAGCGTGAAGGATTTGCTACTGTCCCTGATATTACCTGGTCTGAGGTGGGCGCTTTGAAGTCCATACGTGTAGAGTTACAGATGGCCATCGTTCAACCTATAAAAAGACCAGAACTGTATAAAAGTGTGGGTATAACGGCACCATGTGGTGTATTATTATGGGGTCCACCAGGGTGCGGTAAGACACTCTTAGCTAAGGCTGTTGCAAATGAGAGTAAAGcaaattttatttccatTCGAGGGCCTGAACTTTTGAATAAG TACGTTGGTGAATCTGAAAGAGCGGTTCGTCAAGTTTTTGCTAGAGCTCGTGCTTCTTCTCCTTGtgtaattttctttgatgagTTAGATGCTATGGTTCCTAAACGTGACGACTCCTTATCTGAAGCATCGTCTAGAGTAGTCAACACATTATTAACCGAACTCGATGGATTAAATGATCGTTCCTCTGTTTATGTCATTGCAGCTACGAACAGACCTGATATCATTGATGCGGCTATGTTGCGACCTGGACGTTTGGATAAAACGTTGTTGGTTGATCTTCCTGACGCTCATGAAAGAGTGGAGATATTGAAAACCATATCGAAATCCACACCTTTAGATACAGAAATCAACTTGGAATTAATTGGTCGTGATGAAAGGTGCAGTAATTTTTCTGGTGCTGATTTGGCAGCGTTGGTCCGCGAAGCAGCGGTAACGGCTCTTCGTTCAGCAGTTTTCCAAGACATAGCTTCCAATGAGCCAGAGGTAACTCAACATTCAGCGAATGCACCAATCCGTGTAACAATGGCCGATTTTGATcttgctttcaaaaatattagACCCAGCGTGTCCGATCGTGATCGTCAAAAATATCAACGACTTGCGAAGAGATGGTCATCTGCTTCGCAAGATGTCGAATAA